Genomic window (Capsicum annuum cultivar UCD-10X-F1 chromosome 10, UCD10Xv1.1, whole genome shotgun sequence):
attaaaagtttcttaTACTATCAAGTCATTTGAAAAATAATTGCATTTAACTATCTATGACATGTGAAACTATTAGTCTAAAAAATAAGACAAGTAATATAATATGACATGTTAAAATACATTGGAAGTGTATAAAGTTAACTCGAATTCAAGTGAACTAATCACAAAAGCTTAATCAAGATAAAAGCTCATATTTGTGGTTAATTGTATTGATCTTGACATATATAGTTATTTGGGTTGAGGTGGAGTAACTAACAATCTTGGTAAAACTTTCAAAGAGGTGTTAGCAATTAAGTACATCAGATGTTGACAAAATTAGGTGATCTTTTCATCAGCCTAAGTTTTGATGGGAGAGTCACTCAATAATTGTGTTAGTCAGATGCAAAGTAACAAGTATCGATaaaataatttactatattaGAGGACACCATAGTACAAGCCAATATATAGCCTACCAACCAATAATTTTTTGTTCTTAGACAAATGTACAAGAAAATGTGTCCCTTTCTAGGGCCTAGTTAGACATCTCGTGAAGGATGAGCCAAAATCTTTCCCTGTTTTGAGGCAAAGAATCTTAGAGCAATGAAAGTTAAAACAAAATACCTTTTCCGTCTTAATTTATCACTAATTTATGTGAtagtatttgattaaatataatatttaaatagatatttgtgTGATATAATTATCTCATTAAGAGTAAAACaaatactttaaaattaaatatcattATTAAATATAGAaagcttttattttaaaaaattaattaaaaaggaaaaagtgtCACCAATGATATTGTATATTGCTCCTAACTATAATACAACATAAAATAGGGCATGCTTATTAGTTTTCAATCAACATCTCGACCAGTGAGGAAACCCCTAATTGCCATTGTCTGATTAGGACACTACACATGTGattgaatccaacatatcaagTACTGTGTTTAATCTTTGAGTGAAGGGTAAAAAAAACAAATCTAAAGTTTTGCCTAGATTTTCATACTTCAACTATTAATTGTCTGGGTTTTAAATATAAACTTTTAGTAGGAAATAGAAACAGTTAATAGTTTAAGtatgttttgataaataattggtGGTAGTTGGGgtataaaacttaaaatagtttAGACATGAAACTTAAAAACCGGAATACTTTAGGTGTATTTTTTATCATTGCctctttttaatctttattttgcCTTCTTTCCGTATCATAGAAACAATATGTAGTTTTCTTTAGGCACATTTTGATCATGATTATTCTCTTGCAAGGAATTTAAAGGGGAAAAGATCTTTCTTAAAAACGATGATTACCTTGAGATGTCCATGGAGAAAGGGAAGTGCCAGAATTACCAATAGAAGCTACTGCAAAATCCGGCCCTTTCTTGAATTGACTCATCTAAATTGCAcaaccaaaatcaaaaccaaacaacATGTTAGGCATGGGAAAACCTTGTGAAGAAAGTCCAACATTAGTCTATCTCAATCATAAAAGCTAACCCCGGGAGTGTGTATTATACCGTCCTAGATCATATAAGGAAAAAAACATTTAATTCACTCAAATGACATTTAACACCTCATATGCGGAGAGGCAAATCCAAAATTTTGAACATATGAGTTCAGGATTCTAGAAAAAATAACTTACCATGTTCTGAATACATTATTTATGCATTTTAAATAGATTTCTAATGCAAATACAGTTATGCAGAATTTTggtcaaaacaattaaatttctCCCGAACTCATAACTAGAACACTAACTCGGCTCCTACCTACACGTTCAATGTTGGTCATCTAAAGCATTGGCAAAAGGAGTCTAACATTGCATTAAGCCATAAAAAAGGACAGCTTGTCTCTACTTATAACACATTAAGTAAATCCAAGTATACTGAAATTAACTTAATTACAAAATTAGTTCATGATATAAGAATTATCTAAACTATATAGTAAATCATAATACTAGTTTATTTCTTCAATCATTTCTTCAATCAACATGGTAGACTGACAAAAGTTTCgtacaaaaatgatgaaaatatgtggAGATGCATTAATTTGTGGACCAAATTATTAACATGATGGGGAAATGAGagcatacccaacttggtgcgtTGCCAGAGGGGCCATCACAACCAATATGTGCCACATGTTTAACATCAGTTGGACATCCAATCTCCAACTCCATCTCCTTCACCGCTGTTAAATCTAAAACTAATTTTTATTATCGTTCTTtgcttgaatttctcaaaagaatTGTCGAGTGCATGTTGAATCATTGAAaagtaatgtaatttttaaatggTTCAATAGGAATTGGATAATATTTTAGAGTTCCAACAAAATAAacctaaaaaacaaaaaatctcagAATATGGGAACTTAGGCATTaccaaaattattaaatataaatttgaatccTTTGAAGATCCCCTTCATCTTGTTACCCATGGAAGAAACTATATATCCCCACGCCAAAAGCCTGTGGTCATGACAAACAAAGCAAATAGGTAATTAAGCGCCACAAAATGTCAATAAATCATTCCCTAGAATaaccaaaaaggtaaacacattgaacatattatgaaaataaaattttcataaacaTAGAGAAAACAATTCAAGAATCTAACCATGGTGATCTCCAAATAACTTGTCCATATTAAGATGTATAATTTAAAGAATGTGTTCAATTTaaccaatatttttttatttaaaccacgaatatatatgtaaaatttctaaaatttaagttCTTAATCCATCTTTGAACAACAGTATAGTACCTTATTAGAGCAACGGTGACACCATACATAAAGACATGAAGGATAAAAAGAAAGCTAATTCTCCTTCCCTTGGCACTGCATTTTCCATTATCTTCCTCcaaataattttgatatataaatgTGATATCTAAGCATTcatgaaaacaaaacaaaacagaaCAAAACAACCAATTAAGGTAAAATGCAACTAGTTGATCcgtcaaaaataaataaacaaaatgtGATACTTGATAAAAAACAAATGgtgttattttcttctttttattttctattattgaaTGGATAGTTTTGTATAGATATACAGAGTAGGAAAGAGATAAAGGAGGGGAAAGATAACAAATGATAACAGAGAAAggaaaggaaaagagaaagaatGTGAGTAATAGAGATGTGGC
Coding sequences:
- the LOC107844797 gene encoding CRIB domain-containing protein RIC10 isoform X2, which encodes MFFVKFTTQPFLFSDITFIYQNYLEEDNGKCSAKGRRISFLFILHVFMYGVTVALIRLLAWGYIVSSMGNKMKGIFKGFKFIFNNFAVKEMELEIGCPTDVKHVAHIGCDGPSGNAPSWMSQFKKGPDFAVASIGNSGTSLSPWTSQDGDSNGAQSTSEINKDSPTNKEASVKKQRRRKCKATSSPKSSSSSRAEKSKTKFVGQSKPTNIEVA
- the LOC107844797 gene encoding CRIB domain-containing protein RIC10 isoform X1, yielding MFFVKFTTQPFLFSDITFIYQNYLEEDNGKCSAKGRRISFLFILHVFMYGVTVALIRLLAWGYIVSSMGNKMKGIFKGFKFIFNNFDLTAVKEMELEIGCPTDVKHVAHIGCDGPSGNAPSWMSQFKKGPDFAVASIGNSGTSLSPWTSQDGDSNGAQSTSEINKDSPTNKEASVKKQRRRKCKATSSPKSSSSSRAEKSKTKFVGQSKPTNIEVA